Within the Telopea speciosissima isolate NSW1024214 ecotype Mountain lineage chromosome 4, Tspe_v1, whole genome shotgun sequence genome, the region TTGGATACATAATCTGAGTAGATCATCTGAATTCACCTCATCTCCATCGCTACCCattaacctctctctctctctctctctctctctctctctctctctctctctgtttgtacTAAATTGGGCTCAAGGAGATCGAAAAGGATGGTGGAGATAGATATGTAGACCAAACAAGGCAGTGAATCTAAAGAGAACGAAAATAAGAAAGCAATAAATATTGGAAGATCTAAGAAAGCTAGCTAGATCTTCACCTCATCTCTATCCACCGATGCTATTACATATAGAGATACCCAATATCTCTCTAAATTGGATCAAATCAGAAAAAAGCTGACTCTCCTATTCTAGCCCCTTCTTGGAACATACGGCGGATTATGACCCCACTCACTCACTatatcctcctcctcctcctccattcTTACCATTCACCTTAAAACCTTCATTTCATTGATTCTCAATACAAATTTTAGATAGAGAAGGAAGCTAAAAAGAAGCTAAATATGAAGCTTcactttggattttttttttttttttacttagaTAAGCCATAACATGGCCACACTTTTTGGGGCAACCCCACATCTACAAGGCTTCTTCTGATAAGAGATCTCAAAACAGTCAAAGTTCCCAGCTCTTGTTGTTTAGCTTGTTTGTCGTACACTGTGAGTTAAGGTGGGCCATTATTATGATCTTCTGGTTCATTCCCTCATTCTGTGTTTAGATAAAGATACGTGATCAAATATTGCAGAGGCCTACCCTAGCCTCTTCAATGACCTCTAAGATATCTCTATTGAGCCCACACGTGTGGTTGGATATCTTTTGTTCATTCGAAACTTAATTTTCACTATCCatctttaattatttatttaacatggtatcagaacaaTGATGATGAGTATTTTCTAACCGCTAGAAGATTAAAAACTCTTCCTTTTCTCATcattaatatggtatcagaacCGCGAGATTGAGTATTTCCTAACAATTCGAGCTTTGAGATGAAAAATACTTCTCTTTAATTTATCCAATTGAAGACTAAAAACTCTTCCTTATCCATCTTTAAAGATTTCATTTCCAACCCATCATCCATtaagagagaatattcttttttttttttttgatcttgCTGTATAGCTATCTAATAATACGGCCAGAAACTGGTGGTGAACATAAGATTTTGTGGTTGTCAAAAATTGTTCCACACTTGAGAAGTCATGGTTTACTGATTTCATGTCCATCCATCCATCTTTTTCTAGTTGGTGTGGTGGTCTCTATCGCACATTCTCATCTGTCATCCATTACCTCTCCCAACATTATATTTGGAAAAAATGAGAAGCCAATGGTTAGGTTTCCAAATGTGGGGTGCCTACCATTTTGTAAGGTTCATTCGATCCTTCCATGGATTCTCCTTTTCAAGCTATACATATAATTCTCATTCAACATCACCAATAATTGTTAACTTTGTTCTTCTTATCAGTACTAAGGGTACAGTGCTGACTCAACCCTAATTCCTATGTTTCACCTTCAACATCACCCCTAATTAGCTCACACAGCTATTAATTGTTAGGTATAGTTTAGCTCTTAGTAGAAATGCTTTTTGGAAAATGGCTGACATGTGATTGATCGATAATGGATCCAATAATACAGTAAAATGGTCTCCCTAGTTATCAATGAGATCACATGAACTTGGTCTTCCAAATGGGGTAGGTTGATTAAAGATGGTGGTGAAGGTCACTGAGGTGTATAGCACCTTGTAGAACTATAAGCAAAGAGCTTTTCTAGAACACTAGAATCTCCTAGATAGCAGTACAACACCCAAATGGTGGTGTGTCCTACTCTTATTGGTGAAGTCAAATTTCAGTTTAATCCAGGAAGGAAGTACTGTTGATTCTTCCCTAATGTGGGCAAATTTTTGGGAGTCATGTATATTGGAGGCGTAATTTTGTATTGGGGACTAGGGTTTCTATGTATTGTAACATGTTAAAACGCCATATATAGGGTGTTATTTCGTAAGAAGGTGACGGTTAAggtttttttgtaaatttttttcgTCAAAATAGTGGAAGTTCTGGTTTATTGCTTGGCCGTGGACGTAACCCGTCTTGGGTGTACCACGTAAACCTTTATGTTCTTTGTGTGTGcaattctctttcatttttcttttgcacATCATTGTTCTGCTACGTTGTTAATTTCTAACACCTACCAACATTCCAATCATCTCATACATCACCTAATGTTTCTGTTTTTGATCAAGATACTTATAATAATCTTAGATTGTTTCACTCATGTTTAGAGGTAATTTGAAGTTTAAACGATTGTACATAATTAACATCAGAGCTCTAGTCTGAGATTGTTAGGTACTTGagcgatacgccaaaagcttcAGAGCGGATGGAGGACGTTAAATCAAGCTCTTTAACCTATACACTAGATCGGGCCCCATTAGGCGCATAACAGATATATTGTAAAAGTAGGATGTAGTACATTACTTTGGGCCTAACACCCAAGCCTAAGGCCAGCCCAAGATGGATATATGCTAGACCCAAGCTTTCCATCCATGCTGAGTATAAAAATCTGTGAGATAATTCATGCATTGGATCTAGTCTCAAATATGCTATGTACTTGACTACAAccttaggctgtgtttgatatgcatccTCAGAATAGATTATGGGTCTAGAACGTATTCTGAAGTGAGAAATTAGAGAAGAATTGAGTTTCAGAATGTGTTCTAGACAAAGAATCTCTTCcgagaatgcatatcaaacacagccttaggGATAAAAACCCTCTGCAGTATCGGCGGGTGTGCGGTGCACATCCTGCCGCACAatagaggccatgtgtgccacgtgGCCTCTGCTGTGCTGCAGGATGTACACTGCACACCCAGCGGTATTGCAAAGGATCCTGGTCCCAGCCTTAGATTACTATGGTTCAAAGCACGCTTTGTTGAATTGTATTGTTTTGTATTGATTTAGGCCTAGTTTGGCAACATTTACAAAACGTTTTGACAACGTCCTAGAGCAGGACAATGTTCCCAGAACGTTGCCAAACGAGCCCTTTGTTTCAGGCTTTTGGCCCTCCATGAATGGAATTTCTTAACCTATAGAATAACAAATAATGGTTTCAATTTTGGCCCCTTGAAATAAGATAATTTCATTCCAGATTCTCTATGGGCTACCCAATGGGTGTTTAACTCTAACCCATCCCAACCCGAAATTCGATCATTGGTTTAGTGGCCCAAAATGAAGTTTGAGCTGAGTTGGGCTTACCTTGGCCCAAttatacaaaataataaatttatGAAGGTTAATTCATATAGAAAAATTCCTGGAACCATAGTGTAGGTGACaggtggtagaatggtttctaGCAATGGAAGTTATTTTTTTGTCAAGTGAGAGAATGATTGTTCATTCTGACCATTTGGATAGATGAGAATTGTTAAAATAGACATTTATATATCAGATTCAATTCAAGGGACCATTAAAGTACATGTCCCACTATGTATTGGCCTCCTGCCCTTATCATAACTTTGTCCAAAGTTCTTTATAAACATAGAGACATCATTCATTAATGTTTAATCACACACTAGAAATAAGAAGTACTATCTAATTTGGGTAAATCTCTGTGTAACCATACGTTGCAACAATAAGTTGTCACCATCCTATGTGGCACACAAGTGACAAAACTCATTAATAAGGATAATTTTATTGTTACCCAAAATACTTCCTATTGTACAGGATTTCATTGGTGTCAAATTCGATATAACTATCTATGGTTAAACCAAGCAAAATCAcctcttcctcccccccccccccccaattttaTGAAGTTTTTGAGACATGAGATCCCATGAACAATGTTAGGATGGGGAGGGGGAGGCCGTCTTACAGTCAAATTTAATTCAAAATTAACATATGGTTAGATGATGACATTGTCTATGGATAATAAATCCTTTTTATATCGAGCAATGATTAGTCACATGACATATATAGCCAATGTGAAGAATTTTTATATTGTGTAATTACCAAACGTCCATTAGTTAGTTAAGACGGATGCGACAAAAATACGGTTGGTTGGTCTGTGGCAAGACTAATAttccatcttctttctctcaGTCTGTTACCCAAACGACTAATTTCCACAGGCATGATGGAGTACCTACCAAGTGGTATGAACTAATCAATAAACACAGAATCAAAGAGTTTAGCATTTTTcactatcaaaacaaaaatgaaattataGGATCCACAAGGTAATATTAACATATGGCCAGATAGAATCAAAATTCATCTCCATGGTCTGACTTTAATTAGACTACATCCTACAGAACTCTACCAATGGGATGAACATATTGAAAGAAGAAGTAAGGCTACGCATTTGTAACTGAGGGTAGTTGTAGGGGTGggttgggtggggtgggggttggcTTTATGGGACGAACATCTTCCTTGTAAATCCAACATAAAAGTTCATGGCATAACTAATTAACCTGTGGCCCATATGGGTGTTGATGTCAAAGTGCGTGCTCTCATTGCCCCCTGTGTGCGCAAGAgccacactcccccccccccccccatacagAGAACATAAGAATTAGTTGTGCCTTTTCCATAAGCAATTGCTTTTGTTATAAATGGTTACgccaaaaatcctaaaaaaatgTATCAAAGTGGGTCGCATATCCGAGGCCTATTATAGATATTGAGGATTTTTGGTTTTATGGAAATAACTTTTACCTTGTAAATCGGATAAAGGTTCACGACTTGACTACTTAACCAACAACCCATATAGGTGTATAGTGCCTCATTTCCAACCCATGCTTAATAGGGGGCTGTAcactagtatttttttttttctaaacttGACGAGGGCCCTTAGTCCACTAGGTGGGCGCCCAAGGGGGGGGGCCAGGGTGAGGATTTGTGTAAGGGGGTGGAGGGGTAGTGCCTGCCGGCACCGAAATACGGTTCAGAGGACCCAGTCAAGTGACAAAAGCTCAGAATATGCTTTGACAAGACATGCCTAAACCAAATGAGCAACTTAGTTGTCCGCACTACGCTGCTAGTAGATAAGAGAATTGGTTGTGCCTTTCCTATCAACACTTGTTTTTTAGGCAAATGGTTGCACCAAGGATCCTAAAAAATGGTATCAAAGTGTGGTCGTAAGTCCGAGCCGTAGCTATTGGGGGATTTTTGGATTTATGAGACCAACATAAATGACCTATATAAGTGCGTAGCTCCTCATGTCCAACCTCCGTTTAATAGGGGGCTCTGCACTGGTATTCTGTTTTTTGCTCAACCTAATGAGGGCCTATTGGCCACTAAGTGGGTGCCTAATAGTATGGCCCGAGCTGGGGGGTGTGCAAGGGGTGGAAGAGTAGTGCTTGCAAGCACCGAAATACGATTAAGAGGACTTGATGAAGTGACCAAAGCTCAGAGTATGCTTCGACAAGACATGTCTAAACCAACTGAGCAACTCAGTTATTCACACAATGCTCCTAGTAAATAAGAGAATTAGTTGCACCTTTCCCAAGAGCAATTGATTTTGGAAGTGAGGTCACGTGTTCGAGACCTAGGATAGTTGTTGGAGGATTTTTGGATTTATGGGACTAAATTCTACCCTATAAATTGGACATAAAAGCTCATAGCTTAACCACTTAACTACCAACCCATATGGGTGTGTAACTCCTACTATCCAATACACGCTTAATAGGGGCTCTgtgttacttttttttgtttctgctcAACCTAATGAGGACTATAGGCCACTAGGTGGGCACCCATGACGGCAGCCAGAGGTGGGGATTGTGCAAGGGGTGGAAGGGTGGTGCTTGCCAGCACCGAAAATGTGGTTTAGAGGACTCGATTACGAGACAAAAATCCAGAGCATGCTTCGACGAAACATGCCTAAACCAATTGAGCAACTCAATTACCCGTATTGCGCTACTAATAAATAAGAGAATTAGTTGTGCCTTTTCCCTTAGCAATTTCTTTTAGAGATAAATGGTTGTGAAAAGGATCCTATAAAATAGTATCAAAGTGAGGTTGCGTGTCCAAGACCTAGGGTCATTGTTTAGGGATTTTGGCTTTATGGGACCAACATCTACCCTGTAAATTAAACATAAAGATTCATGGTTTTGTTGCTTAACTCATGACCCATATAGGTTCATAGCTCCTTGTGTCCATCCTCCTGTTAATAGGGGGCTCCACACTGTTagtatttttttcccccttaacCTAATGAGGGCCCATAAACCACTAGATGGGCTCCCAAGGGCACATCTAGGAGTGAGGACTGTGTAGGGTTGGAGGGGTAGTGTCTGTCACCACCGAATTGTGGTTCAGAGGACTCGATCAAGTGAAAAATGCATAGAGCATGCTTCAACAAGATATGCCTAAACCAACTAAGCAACTCAATTGTTTGCATTGCGCTTATAGTAAATAAGAGAATTGGTTGTCTTTCCCATCAACAATTGCTTTTGAGGTAAATGGTTGTACCAAAGATCCTAAAAAACGGTATCAAAGTGCATGAGGTCACATGTCCAAGGTCCCCCTAAGGGTAGGACCCAGAGTGGGGGTGTGCAGGGGTAGTGCCTACCAGCACCGAATTGCAATTCAAAGCACTAGATCAAGTGACCAAAGCCCAGAGTATGCTTCAACAAGACATGCCTAAACCAACTAAACAACTCAGTTGTCCACAATTCGTAGCTAGTCTCAGTTGGTAAAAGACCAACTAAACAACTCAGTTGTCCACAATTCGTAGCTAGTCTCAGTTGgtaaaagaccaactcctcaaataagcggtcatgagttcaaaccaccttggggcctatccccatcccttaattccccccccccccattattatacaagctcttaatccaaccaaaaaaagaaagaaaaaagaattagtTGTCTTTCCATCAACAATTGTTTTTGGGATAAACGACTGCATCAAGGATCCTAAAAAATTTTATCGCAGCGagatcaggtttttttttttatcgatacCTACTCTATTATATCCTATTCTATGGGGGAAGGAACGGTGAGGAACAAGAGGCTCAAACCCGAGATCTCCTAATAGGATGGGCTTTACCGCCTTTACAGTACACTACCGATTATGCTAGGCAATTGACCTCAAGTGAGGTTGTGTGTTCAAATCTAAGGGTAGttgttgggggtatttttggctTTATGGGACCAACATCTACCCTGTAAATCAGATGTAAAGGTTCATGGTTTAACCACTTAACTCGTGACCCATTTGGGTGTATAGCTCTTCACATCCAAACTAGGGTTAGTAAAGGGCTTTGCACTGCTATTAAATAAGAGAATTAGTTGCAACTTTCCCCCATCAACAATTACTTTTGGAatgtgtcaaaaaaaaaaaaaaaaacaattgctTTTGGAATAAATGGTTGTGCCGAGGATCCTAAAAACAAATTGCTAGCCCACTTGAATTGTGTATTTAGTTTTGATGATAGCAAACATTGTAAAGTCAAGACTACCAAGGCAATTGCCCAGGTTCAAGTCTTGAGAACGGTCAGTTTGCgagaaaaaaaccctaagatTAGGATTGTCTCCAAATTCACCCATCCCAAAACCTTAACTAGGCAAGACTAGCACTGGGTTATGGCCCTTATATTTGTGGATACTTTATGTCATATATTGAAGAGTCAATGGTTTATTTTTTAAGGCTGATTTTGACACATGGCAAATCCAAATCGTTTTCCAACTATCCCAAGAGttagaattgccacatcacttttctatgtggcaaaactaggtgCACAAACCAAGTAAGATACATATTTTGCACAGACCATGAGACTTTTTGCCAAGTTGGTATTGAATGCATAAACGGCATCTCTTGATGGGTAATGAATGATCCATTTAAACCTAATTGTTAGAGAACATAGTTAAAACTTATATAAAACACATATAATACTGCCTTATAGTATTATGCCATTTTATGTGTTTTCCTCTATAGAACCCAAATATAGGAAGAATAAGCATCTTTTATAAAACATTATGGAATGtgtattcatttatttttcaacccaataaattttatcattttaaaaaattaaaaaaatatataaaaatcaCACCTGCAcgcatgcacacacacacacacacgcacacgcaCACATGAGAGACAGACCTCAAACAGGAGGATGTAGGTTGTCCTTGGAATCCAATTCTTACAAATAAATCTCCTAGAAATCTCATCTGATTACAATGTGGGGacgaaaacccaaaaacaaaaaaagcttgcagaacataaaaaaaaaaaaaaattttaaaaacaaccAACATTGGAGAAGTGAAGTGGAGAAAATCAATGGGGATTTATCCTCAATAAGCCATGATAAAGAGTGGTTCATCTTCAAAACTACAATAATACCTATATGGGTCTGTCTCTCTCCACACCCCTGTGGAAATGACCCTCCAGCCCTCCCCATCCCACCCTTCCCCATTGGGCACAGCCACTAGCTTACCTGGAGCCGGCGGCGTGTCCAACCCTTGCCCTACCTATATATACTTTCAAAGATGTATTCCATCTCAGATCATTCTACTACCTGTTAaatcttctcccccccccccaccccccaccaagaaggaaaaaaaaactgtaaaaaGTCTTAAAAAACCACCGCCAATTCAGTAGCTTGAAGCCCAAAAAAGAGGGCAATCACCcctcctctccctcttctcttagACAAAAATGACTTCAAATTTTGCACATAAATTGTTTTCAACATAATTTTTCAGATCAGCATCCCCGTTGAATCTGAAAGTGTATAATGCTTGCCTCTGTGTCAAGCCAACTGGATATAATCTGTAGATTTTAAGTTCATCCCCTCCTCTGATGCTCTCAGGTCTTTCCTCTTTCCAAATTGGTATGTGATTCACAGACTTGAATTTAGTGAGAACAGCAGACTCCAAGGCTACCAAGGTCAAATTGCTGGACCTGCCCACCAATAAAAAGGAATGAGAGCAGattttattctttaaaattGTAAAAAGACAATGTTTGTGGATTCAAGTGCATTCCAACCGAACTCAACCCTGAACAGAACCATGTTCAGACTCCTGAGTTTGACTCGGCAAACAACTTTACCAATATCATCAAAACATACAGCCCTAATACAGTCCGATATGGTCCAGAGAAAAAGCATACCTATTACCGATCGGCATGAGACATGTAAAAAGGAGTCAAGGATAGGTTAGCTAACTATGGCATCGAGTACTTATCTCACACCACTTGGCACCCAGTCCACATGAGTGGATCACATCAATGAAAAAGTAGACATATCAATCAGTTGGCTATCAATTGATACAATGAAGTTTGAACATGGCACTGGGAACCACCACAATGAATCAATTAcatctatttttttaattgggggggggggggggtggggttagAAATGGGTCAATTACTtcaattttatatgtaatagGAGCTACTTTTAATCTGTTATGAGTCCAAATGATGGATTCAATAAGTTCTTGCCAACTTTGAGCCTCAGAGAATCAGTAGATCCCTGACCATAACATATTACTCAGATTATACACATCCCTGCAATCATGAGAAAGCATTTCTACTGCAGTACTGCCTAACACGTTAGGTTATAACTTCACTCAACAGACAagcaaatgaaagaaaaaaaccttGTATGAAACCATGGAGAATGAAACAACTAGCAGACATTAATAAAATCAAACTGGTAAATCAGAGCCAATAGTACGCATggacaaatttgaaaaaatattggGCTGGCTATGAAATTACCTCATGAAAATGGAATCCATCTCAAACCTCCCTCTTTCTCGAACATATATATGATAGACAGTTTCTGTCTCTCTGATGCACTTGCAGGGACGTTTCTGGTTCTTTTCTTCACTCTTCCAGATCTTTGTTGCAAGGTGAATGCACAGGCGGCAGGAGGAGTGGACTGCAGCCATATCCACAAGAGCCTTGAAAGAATCAGATGGGCCCTCATACTTCCACCTATTGGATGCCTCCATGTTAGCCTCAAATTGCATTGagaaaaccaaaatcagaaGAATGAGAAGTTACACAATGACATGTAACAGAATTATCAGCCACCCCCTGAAGAATTTCTCTTTATAATTAATGAGGAAAATAGGCCAATGTGAAATAGGTAAGTCTCCTATAAAAGACAAAAGTGTTACCTTAGGGATTGATTATATGCATCATCATTTTCTGCAAGGTACTTCATCGTCTTGGCAACTGAAGGAACATCATTTAGCTCCTTAATATGCAAAACCGAACCAGGAGATGGTGCAAATTCTTGGATATTTGGTGCACCAACAACTACAGGGACAGAACCTACAatttattttaatgacaaaGTCAGACTAGCAATACTGGCTTAATACATCAGAGATGCAACTTCAAACAGACCTAAAAAGAACTTTAAGTCCCAATCATGGTTCTGAAACCCAGATTGGCCGAGTTGGTCAAATAAGTTGACCTGGCCTTCAAAACATGTCAAAGGGCACGCCTGGTTTCAGAACATTGGTGTCAATACATAAAAAATACTCAGAAATCCAAAAACCTCCAAATGAAACGGGCATGTTATACGTGGAAAAAAACTATAGAAGACATACCAGCAACCAGAGATTGGAAGAATTTCTCAGTGACATAATCCTCCTCCCCAGAATTTTCAAAAGCTAAGCTAAACTTGTAACGCTTCAGAGTCTCCACTTTGTTCACTGTAAATCATGGAAAATTTAATAACTCTATTGACCAGTACAGAATCTTTTAGCTATGGGTATAAAATCTAATGGATATAGTAGGCACATggaatcaaaaataaaatctagaAAATTTGCAAATTTGACATTGGGAGTAGTAAACTCAATCAACTAGGAAGACACTGGTCATAGTTACTCCACACTCGACTTGTTGTATTTGTATGAAATTAAGTACAAAGTATTCCACATCACTAGCTAAATTTTTTTCACAATTCAGAGTCCCAGGTAaattataagaagaaaaaaaaaaaatcaggaaCAGGTCCATGTAAAGGTAATTCTAGGTCCCATTGAAATGAGAAGTTGCACAAACCTGTCCATTCCAAACCCATCCTCCTCTTTTCCTTCTGTACTTTTACTTAtaaacaactcagccttatcccaactaaatggggtcggcaacatggatccttgccctccacaATAACATATCACGATGGAAATTCTCCCCCTATTGTGAATACACCAAACACTAAACTATCGCcaacttaacactccccctcaagctggagcattcAAGCCTTCCATGCTCGGCCTGTAACAACACTTCAGAAAGGTAGGACCAAAAAGAGACCAGGTAAACAGATCCGCAACTGGTCAGCaaatgaaacaaatggagtAACAATCAGCTTCTTCATAACAACATCCCGCACAAACTGGCactcaacctcaatgtgtttagtTCGCTCGTGAAACACTGGATTGCCAACAATGTAGATAACGGTCtgattgtcacaaaacatcttcatgggTTGAGTAATGGGAAAGCTCAACTCTTGAAGAAGTGACTTTAACCAAATAAACTCAGTTGCAGTATGAtccatagctctatactcagcTTTAGCACTGGACCTGGTCACAAtagtttgcttcttgcttcgccaagagacaagattgccaccaacaaaggtgcaaCAACCAGTAGTAGACTGTCTATCACCATCGGCACCGGCCTAGTCAACATCAGAACATCCAACCAGATCAAGATTTTGGTGTGGACGATAAATAAGACCCTTACCTGGGACCCCCTTTATAAGATACAAC harbors:
- the LOC122658527 gene encoding putative fucosyltransferase-like protein isoform X3 gives rise to the protein MGFGIGQRGTRTATTRDGVGVSGVVPSPNKKRWSNLMPFFVAFVVIAEVAFLGRLDMAEKAAMVYNWTDSFYSSSSTVSTVSYSPARGTALELPTQEEASTSSTHDWTENCEEWLEREDAVTYSRDFRTEPIWVSGAEKEWKTCAVGCRFGFDHQSGKKPDATFGLAQEARIASVIRSMESSHYYAENSIDQARRWPKTEKALAAAFISNCAARNFRLQALEGLEKSNIKIDSYGGCHRNRDGRVNKVETLKRYKFSLAFENSGEEDYVTEKFFQSLVAGSVPVVVGAPNIQEFAPSPGSVLHIKELNDVPSVAKTMKYLAENDDAYNQSLRWKYEGPSDSFKALVDMAAVHSSCRLCIHLATKIWKSEEKNQKRPCKCIRETETVYHIYVRERGRFEMDSIFMRSSNLTLVALESAVLTKFKSVNHIPIWKEERPESIRGGDELKIYRLYPVGLTQRQALYTFRFNGDADLKNYVENNLCAKFEVIFV